The Terriglobia bacterium region GAAGCCCTCCACGTTGTACGGATATGAGAAAAATTGGCGACTCTATATTGAGCCTGAGATGGGAGAGCGGCCTATTGCGGAATTCACCACGGTTGACGGTGGCAACTTTCTTGACAGGCTTATCCGCAAGGGGCTGAATAGTACAACAGTTGCTCACGTTCGTAATACAGCCAATCGCATCTTTGCTCATGCCGCGACAAAGGGAGTCATTGCAGCGAATCCGTTCGCGGGAGCAGTAATGACCGAGAAAGCCAAACCGCCCCAGCGGACATATAAATATTCGATGTTGGAAGTACATGACATTCTGCTGGCATTGCGGGGGAATCTCAAAGCACAATCGGCTGTGGGGCTATGTTTCTTTGGGGGTCTTAGACCTGGAGAGGCGCGGGCGACAAGGTGGGAGAACTATGACGGCGCGACACTGAAGGTTGAGCAATCGGCTTGGAGAAAGCACGTCACGCCGCCAAAGACACGGGAATCCGTTGCGGTAATTCCTGTTCTCGCGCCCTTGCGCGAATTGCTCTCCCGTTTGCATGAGGAACAAGGGAACCAGACCCAGGGCTGGATTCTGTGCGGGGAAAATGGTGCGCCATTGAACCTCGAAATGTTGGCGCGAAACACAATCAAACCGCTACTTAAGTCGGCGGGGATTGAGTGGCACACGTATTACGCTTGTCGGCGCGGTTGCGCGACTGTGGCGACCGACGCCATCAAAGACCCAGTCGGCGCGGCGGGGATGCTGCGGCAAAAAGGAATCGAAACAGCAGCGCGGTTCTACATCGGGACTCAGAGCGAAAGCACAATGCGGGCAATGGCTGAGTTTGAGCGGCTGTATTCGACGGTTGAAAAACAATTGCCCGCTTCAATCTCTGTGTGAAAAGGTGGTCAAAATGAAGTACGAAGTCATGCACACGCGAATTAGGTGTTTGACGTGCGGTCTCATCCAGGATTGCAATGGCATGAGGACAGCAGAGAACGAACGAGACGCGCACGAATTTGGACACTTACATCCGACTGTCATTCAGTGCCGCGTAGGGAGGCAGCGGCGTTGGGTTACGGTGACCGCCACACTAAGCGATGATGGTTGGATTCCGTACACAGACCCGGAAGACTACGGCCACACTTGTCGGGACATTAGCCGTTAGTATGCACGCCGTATGCACGGAAACGTCAAATTATGCACGGGAAATCAGCGCAAGTGATTGATACAATTGAGTTCGGAGAGGTGCGTGAGCGGTCGAAACGGGCGGTCTTGAAAACCGCTGAGCCCGAAAGGGTTCCGGGGGTTCGAATCCCTCCCTCTCCGCCAGCTTTTGACCACGGGTCCTTCGTCGGCTCAGGATTTCGCCTGCGGGCTCCCGCTCGCTTGACGTCCCCGACGAGCCCTGGGGCCCGTTCGCGCGCGGCGTCAAGAACGCAAGGCTTCGGTCGTCAAGCTTCAGGCTTCAGGCGGAGAGCGTAATCGCTCGCGCTTGCGGCCTGAAGCCGGAGCCTGGAGCCTGGTGCCTGACATTCACTCCGGCTCGCTCGCGCGCGCTTTTTGAGGTGCGCCCTTACCGTGCAGCAGCTCGACGATGGCGCGATACAGCCGGGCGCGCATTTCGTAGCGTTCGGATGCCCGCGTGATGTAGCGCACCATGATGTTCACGCCCATGTTGGTCGGCTTCACGTTGATCGCCGGCGCCGCCGAGAACGCCTGCAGCGCGTGACCGCGTGCCACCCGCTGCCATTCCTGCTCCGCCTGACGGACGTTGGCTTCCGTCTCCGCCAACACCTGATCCTGCACCGACTTCAGCACCGGATACGGATCTTCTCCGCTGGGCACGAGCACTTCAATTTCGTCCCACATCCACTGGCCCGTGGTGGAGAAGTTGAAGTAGTGCCCTTCAATGGCAAAGCTGTTGACGAAGGCCACTTTCCTGCCCGTCGGATGTCCAGCGTCGCTCCACTGCCCGGTCTCCAGCAGAACGGTGCGCAGCAGGCCGATCTCCACCACCTCGCCGCCAATTCCGTTGATCTCGACCCAGTCGCCGACGCGAATTCCGTTTTTGCCCATGAGCACGAACCAGCCGAAGAAGGCGACGATGAAATCCTTCAGCGCCACGGTCAGGCCCGCGCCCGCCAGCCCGATGACGGTCGTCATCTGGCCCGGCGCGCCCACGATCACCATCACGATCAGCAGCAGCGCCAGCGCCTGCACCGCGAACCGCGCCACGAAGTGCAGGCTGCGCAGGCGCTTGCGGTCCGGTGTCAGCGAGGCGCTGAAGCGCCCGAGGCCCGCCGTCGCCAGCAAGGCGCCCAGCACGATGAGCAGAATCCACAGCACACCCTGGATCATCCCGTGCACGCTGGCACGCTGCTGCACGGCCACCACACCGGCCCAGTCGCGGTATATATCGCCCAACTCCTGCTCGTTCTGGATGCGCTTGCCGTAGTCGGCGAGGCTCCTTGTGTCTTCGCCCAGCCGCCGCACTGCAGTGACCGCAGCGCTCAGTCCCGCCGATGCCCCGGACTTCTGCTGGTTGATGCGCGACTCCAGATCGTCGTGTGCCTTGGTCAACTCGGCCGCCGCCCTCTCCGCTTCCTGGGACGCCGCCGCCAACTGAAGCTGCTTGCCGCGCAGCAGCTTCCAGTACCGCAAGTGCGACGCCAGCGGCCACGATTCCGGCAGCGGCGGCGCGTTGGGCAGCGCGAAGGCGGTAGTGTGCGTGGCCACGTGCTCATCCAGTAACCGCTTCAGCGCGCCTTGCTGATCGCCGCCCTTGCGCAGCAGATCCTGCTTGGCGTCGGCCACCTCCTCCTGGTCGAGCGCCAGTTGCGCCTGCGCCAGTTGAATCAACTGCTGCACCTCCGGATCATCCTTCGCCTTGGACTCCTGCAGCGCCGCAATCGTGTCCTGGTCGGCGGCGACGCTGGTCTCCGCCTCCTTCAGGAGCGCGGTGATCTTGCGGGTTTCCTCGGTCGGAGGAGCGGGATGCGCCACGGCGTCGCGCAACGAGATCGCGAATGCCAGGTCCACCGCGTCATCGGCAACATTCAGCGCGCGCCGCGCCGGCGGATGTTCTTCCCGGGTCCAGGCCTGCGCCGCCAGCGCCCGCGCCGTCTCCAGCGGCTTCTGGTCCACCAGGTTGCGCCGCCACATGCCCGGGCGCGAGTTGCGAAAACGGCTCACCGCCGGCCCGTTAGAACGCGTCAGTACCCACGCCGTCAACGCCGCCACCGTGACCGCCAGCCACACGCCAAGGATCAGCTTTTGCTTGCGCATCATCGTTGCCCGCGATTCCGCGCCTCGGAAGGGCGCCGCAAAGAACTTCCTAATCTTGCCATTCCGAAAGGCTTTGCCCCGAGGAAACTGTTTTTCCGGGCTTGGCATCTATGCTATTTACTTTCTCACGGGAAAGTACGAGCATATATGTTGCTCTCTGGCCCAATCCAGAACTCCAGGTATGCCGTGCTAGTGCGCTTGCTCATAATCTGTTTGATGCTGAGTTTTACCGTGAGCTTGAGCGGGCGAGGACGTACGCGCGGCTATCAGGCCGGCGGCGGCATTCATCGCAACCAGCCCAAGCAACGCACCAAGAAAGACAAGCAGCCGAAGAAGCCTTCCCCTCCGCCCGAAATCAAAACCGTTCAGCTAAAACCGAGCAACTAAACGAGGCAGGACCTCGACCCATTCCGCGCAACTCGGATCTCACAACCCACGCAATCCGCCGTTCCTTCACCGGATCGAGACCGCCCTATGGCGCCTTCAGGGCGAACACGTCGATCGCGAGTTTGCGCCCGAAGGACGGAGATGCGGCCATGGAGGGCCTCCAGGACTAGCGAGTGGCGTTTGGGACGAGTCGCTGCGGCGTGACCAGAGAAACGTGCAACTCATTTTCGCTTAAACGCAGACACAAAGAAAGCCGCAACATGGACGCGCACATCCTCATCGTCGACGACGAACAAGCTGTTTTCTCCATGCTCAAGGCCGTATTCGAATCCGAGGGATACACGGTCACCACCGCCTCCTCCGGCGCGCAAGCCTGCTGCCTGCTCGCCGTCCAGACTTTCGACGTGGTGCTGACCGACATGCGGATGGAATCCGACAACGCCGGCTTCGACGTGGTCCGCGCCGCCCGCAAGCGCTCCGCTGGCAGCGTCATTGTGATCCTCACCGCCTTCCCTTTGCTCGCCCAGGATTGGCGCGCCGCCGGTGCCGATGCCGCCTTCACCAAGCCCTCCAACATGGCCGCCCTGCTCACCGCCATCCGCGAGCTCCTGGACCAGCACGGCCGGCTGTCAACTCTCTCCCCTGACACCGCCAGCTAGTCTGACTTTGATTCACTCGTAGCGCAGGGCTTCCACGGGATCCAGCTTGGAGGCTTTCCACGCGGGATACAGGCCAAAAAAGAGGCCCACGCTCATGGAACTGATGACGCCCAGGAGGACGGCCCATATCGGCACCGAGGACGGCAGCTTGGGCATGGTCATGTTGATGACGACGCTGATTCCGATGCCGAGCAGCACGCCGATGGCGCCGCCGGCGAGGGTGAGGGTGATGGCCTCGGTGAGGAACTGGCGGATGATATCGCGGCGGCGGGCGCCCATTGCCTTGCGCACGCCGATCTCGCGGGTACGCTCGGTGACCGACATCAGCATGATGTTCATCACGCCAACGCCGCCTACCAGCAGCCCGATGGAACTGACCACCACGGTAACCAGCGCGATGGCGCCCATGATCTGGCGGAACTGTGCCGCCATGGCCTCGGCCGAGCTGACGGAGAAATTGTCCGGTTTGTCGAACGGCACATTCCGGCGGCGGCGCAGCAGACCGCGCACTTCGTCTTCGGCAGCCGCTTTTTGTCCGGGATAAGCCTCGACCCCGATAAAGTGCTCGTCGTAGTTCGGGTGGTGCTTACGGTAGCTGTGGTACGGAACCTGGATGGTCTTGTCGGCCGCTTCATCGCGGAAGAACTGGCCCTTGCGCTTCTCCAGCACGCCGATGACTCGATACTGCACGCCGTCGACGGTGATTTCCTTGCCCAGCGGATCTTCGCCCTGGAAGAGGCCCTCCTGGAGGTCATAACCGATGACCGCCACGTCCATGCGGTGCAGGTCTTCGCCGTCGTTGAAGAAGCGCCCCTTGATGACATGCGCGTTGTACACCTCGGCCCAGCTGGGTACCGTACCGTTGTGATCGACGTTAAAAACCTCGTTGCCCTTGTAGCGCGCGCTCATCGGGCCGCTGCGGCGGTCGAAGCGCGGGAAAATCTCGACCGTGGTGTTCTTGACCGCCGGGCATTCCTCCTTGATGGCGAGCGCGTCCTCCAGGGTGAGTGGTTTGCGCATGCGCTCCTCGGCGGAACGACGTCCGACGTGGAACCCGATGTCCCAGCGGAAGACAAACAGGGTGTTGGGGCCGAAGTCTTCCAGAAAGCTGCGCACGTCTTGATCAAGGCCGACGACGATGGAGCCGACGGCGATCAGCGCGGTCACGCCAATCATGACGCCCAGCACCGTGAGCAGGGACCGTCCCTTGTGCTCGCGCAGGGTGGTGAACGCCATGCGCGCGTTCTCGCCCAGTTGGAAGTGTGGGAGCAACGATTTGTGGTTGCCGTTGGGCATATCTTTGTGGCTGCGTGGTCCGTAGCCCATAGTTCGCAGCCTCTTGACTACCGACTACGGGCTGCCGACGACCATTCGTTTAAGTTTCAAACCTCAGGGCCTCGATCGGATCGAGCTTTGCGGCCTTGCGCGCCGGATAAATTCCGAAGAACAGGCCAACCGCGGTGGATACGGTGAGCGCCACAATCACGGCCGAGAGCGGCACCGCCATCGGGACCGACGTGGTATTGCGCACGATCACGGCGCCGAGCCAAGCGACGGTGACGCCCAGCAGGCCGCCCACGGCCGCCATGACCGAGGATTCGACCATGAACTGCATCAGGATGTCGCGGCGGCGCGCGCCGATGGACTTGCGCACGCCGATCTCGCGGGTACGCTCGGTGACGCTGGCCAGCATGACGTTCATGATAACCACCCCCCCGATCACCAGGAATACGCTGACGATGCCAATCATGCTGGAGGCGAGTACCGCGGTCAGCTTATTCCATAGTCCCATGATGGTGTCGGAGGAGATGATGCCGAAGTTGTCTTCGGCGCCCGGACTGAGGTGCCGCCGCGCCCGCATCAGGGCGCGGACCTCGTCCTTGCTTCGCTCCATCCACTCTGCGCTCCGGCACTGCACGTTGACCGACAGGCTGGAGTCGTGGCCGTAGTGCTTGAGATAGGTTTGAATTGGCAGGTAGACGAAATTGTCCTGCGACTGCCCGAGCACGGTGCCGATGGATTTTGCCGTGCCGACAATCTCGTATTCCTGGCCGTCCACCGTGATGATCTTGCCGATGGGATCCAGGCTGGGGAATAGCCGGTTGGCGGTCTCGCTGCCGGTGAAGGCCGTCATGGCACGGTGTTCATTATCGGCATCGGAGATGTAACGGCCGGTCTGCGGCTCCTCGACGTCCATCTGCCCGATGTTGGCGGTAACGCCGCGGATGGAGACGTCCTCCAGGCTATCGGCGCCGCTTTTCACCTTGCCGTTCTTCCTGACCTCGACGCCGACCTGGAGGGGCAGGCGCAGGCCGGCGCGCAGCGCCTCGTAGTCTTCCCACTCGATTTTGCGGTTGCGGCGCTGCGCCTTCACGAAATCGGCGGCGTTGGTGATGATGGGAAACTGGTGGACCAGGAAAACGTTGGAACCCATGTTGGCCACCCGGTCGGCGATGTAGCGGTTGGTGCCTTCGATGACCGCCACCACCAGGATGAGCGTTGAAACCGACAGGATGATTCCCAGCAGCATGAGGAAGGAGCGCAGCTTGTGGGCGCGCATGGTTTGCAGCGCCACCAACACCGGTTCGCGCACACGAAAGCCGCCTGGCAGGTTGCTCACACTGCAGGATACGTCAATTGCGGCGGCGAAGTTTCGGGAAAATCGGAGGGTTGCGCGTCACACTCCATTGTGACAACGAGATTTTCCGCTTGGGCGGGAGGGCGCGAGCGCATATCGTTAAGTCATTGCCAGTGCAAGAGATTCCCACTTGATTAGGAGCGATTAGTGGAAACCCACCCCCAGGGCTCTCGGGCCAAAGTGTTGCTCACTTCCGTATTCGGGCCTTACGCGCAGGACGACGAGTTCGGCAGCCGGGCCATCAACCCGATGGAGCTGTACCACAACCAGGTGACGCGGGCGCAGGGCAGCTTCTCGCTGCGCATGTTCCATCGTTCCTGGGGGATCATGCTGATCCAGCACAATATCACTGCGCCCTGCACGGTGCTGGATTTCCCCACCCTCGATCACTTCAAGCGCGAGCTGACGACGCAACACTACGACATTGTCGGGATTTCGTCCATCATTCCCAACTTCGGCAAAGTGCGCGAAATGTGCCGTCTGGTGCGCGAGCTGTCGCCCCAGTCGCAGATCATCGTCGGCGGGCACGTCGCCGCCATTCCCGACATTGAGAAGATGCTGGACGCCGACCACATCGTCAAGGGCGAGGGCATCGCGTGGATGCGCCGGTATCTCGGCGAGGACGAGAAAGCGCCCATCCAACATCCGCCGATCATGTCGGCCTTTCAGTTGCGCGTGATGGGGTTGCGCGTGCCGGAATCGAAGCGCACCACCGCGGCGACCATCATCCCGTCGGTGGGCTGCCCGATGGGCTGCAACTTCTGCACTACCTCGGCGTTCTTCGGCGGCAAGGGCAAGTCCGTGAACTTCTACGAGACCGGCGATGAGCTGTTCGAAGTCATGTTGCAGGCAGAAGCCGCGATGAACACCCGCTCGTTCTTCATCATGGATGAGAATTTTTTGCTCAACCGGCCGCGTGCGATGCAATTGCTGGCCCGCATGAAGCAGGAGAACAAGCCGTGGGCCCTGTACGTGTTCTCCTCGGCCAACGCGATCCGCAAGTACACCATGCGGGAACTGGTCGAGCTGGGCGTGTCGTGGGTCTGGATGGGACTGGAGTCCGAGCAGTCCGGCTACGCCAAGCTCAACGGCGCCGATACGCTGCAGTTGACGCGGGAGCTGCACCAGCACGGCATCAAGACGCTGGGCTCCACCATCGTGGGCATGGAGCATCACACGCCGGAGAATATTCGCGGTGAGGTGGAGCACGCCATCGCGCATCAGACCGACTTCCACCAGTTCATGCTGTACACGCCGGTGCCGGGCACGCCGCTGTTCCAGCAGATGACGGAGGAAGACCGCATGCTCGACGTGGACTTGGCCGACATCCACGGGCAGTACAAGTTCAATTTCCAGCACGCGGCGATTTCACGCGACGACTCGAAGATATTTCTCGACTGGGCGTTCTGGCGGGACTTCGAGCGCAATGGACCCAGCGTCTTTCGCATCTGCCGGACGATGCTCCAGGGCTGGATGCGCTACAAGAATTACCACGACGCGCGGGTTCGCGCCCGCTTCGAGTGGGAAGTGAAGCAGTTGAAGGTCGCCTACAACGCCTCGCTGTGGGCCATGGAAAAGCGGCTGAAGCACGCCAATGAGAGCATCAGCCAGCAGATCCGGACGCTGCGCAAGGAAGTGGAGAAGGAATTCGGCCTCGCCGCGCTGAGCGCGCGCGCGTTTTTGGGCCCGCTGCTGCTGTGGGCATCGAAGCGCGAGGACAAGCGCCTGGCCAAGGGCCAGACCTACGAGCCGCCGACGATTGTGGAGCGTCGCAACTGGTCGGAGGCGTGAAGAGGTCGATAGTCGATGGCCGGCGGTCGATGGCCGATTGCGAGTAAACGCTGCTTCCCAGCATCAAACGTGGAGTATCTTCCACGGCCATGAAGCTTGCGCTGCCACAATGCCCAGGCTTTCTCGTATGCATGAGATGGCCTGCCGCTAGCCACGCCCTTTGCGCCATCGACCCTAGGCCATCGACCATCGACTATTCCCAGCCATTGCCTTCCCGCCGCACTCGATTTATGTTCCCTGCATGGCGAAAACGATTCGTGTAGGTGTGCTGTTCGGCGGGCGCAGCGGTGAGCACGAAGTGTCGTTGCTGTCGGCCGCGTCGGTAGTGGAAGCGATTGACAAGAGCAAGTATGAGGTCGTGCCCATCGGCATCACCAAGGACGGCCGCTGGCTGACCGCCGACCACGCCGAGCGGCTGTTGCGCGGCGAGCATAAGGAAGAGCGCCACCTGCGCGCCGGGGATCCGGAAAGCACGCCCGGAGCGGCGCTGCTGGCGAAAGGCGAGTCGGTGATGGTGCCGCCGGTGCCAGGACGCGAACTGGAACCCTTCGAGGTGGATGCCCCGCACCGGAGAGCCAGCGACCGCGCGATCAACGTCGACATCATCTTTCCGGTACTGCACGGGACCTTCGGCGAGGACGGAACCATCCAGGGATTGCTGGAGCTGGCGGACATTCCGTACGTCGGCGCGGGCGTGCTTGGCTCCGCCGCCGGCATGGACAAGGACGTAATGAAGCGCCTGTTCAAGCAGGCGGGGCTCGCTATGGTGAAGCACATCACGGTGCTGCGCTCGCAGTGGGAGCAAGACCCGAAGAAGGTGCGGCGCCAGATCGAGAAAGCGCTCAAGTACCCGGTGTTCGTGAAGCCCGCGAACCTCGGCAGTTCAGTGGGAATTTCCAAAGTGCATGATCGCGGCGAAATCGATGGGGCGATGAAGGAGGCGGCGAAGTTCGACCGCAAGATCATCGTCGAGCAGGGCGTCGGAGGAAAGGGCGGGCGGGCGAGAGAGATCGAGTGCTCGGTGCTGGGCAACGACGAGCCCCAGGCGTCGGTGGCGGGCGAGGTCGTACCCGCGGCGGAATTCTACGACTACAACGCCAAGTACATTGACGAAGGATCGAAGCTGATCATTCCGGCGAAGCTGACGCGGGCGCAGCAGAAAAAAGTGCAGGAGATGGCGGTGAAGGCGTTCCTCGCCGTGGATTGCTCCGGGCTAGCGCGCGTGGACTTCCTGATGGACCCGAAGACGAACCGCATTTACGTGAACGAGATCAATACCATGCCGGGCTTCACCTCGATCAGCATGTACCCCAAGCTGTGGGCGGCCTCGGGAATATCGTATCCCGACCTGATTGACCGCTTGATCCACTTAGGGCTGGAGCGGTTCGAGGAGAAGAAGCGGAACCAGTACACCAAGGATTGAGCTTCGCGGACATATCAGGGCAGGGACCGACTGGAATCACGCTCGACGCGGACACCGCGAACGATTTCCGAGCCGCGCAGCACCGTCGCGGGTGGCCTTGAGCGTGTTGATCAGCGACTCCTTGGGTAATTTCTGAATGATCGGCTCGATCACCCACCCCAGCCCGAAGGGTACGTCCCGCGTCAGCGAAAGGGCGCGACACTCAACGTACACACCTTCCTCGCGCTCCTGAAATCGCCAGTAGGAATGCAGACGCCACAGGAATCCATGGCCCGTATCAGGTGGCTGCACTCGTTCCTGAGCGGTACCCGCCCCCTCCACTTCAGCAACCCGCGTCGTGTTCGAGCGGCAAATCCAGTGCCTTGGGTCCACGGGACGGTAATGCACTTCGTGATCTGTGTCGAGCACCACGGTCATGATTCTTTTCTTGAGAAGTCGCAAGTAAATTTGGAAATCGTTGCCTTGCCGGCTAATCAGTTTCGAGGCAATCACCTCGGGCTTGTAGATGTTCTTGTGATTATCGTAGTTCTGTACCAGCGCCAGCACGTCTTTCGCCGTCGCACCGGAAATCAAGGCCGCGCCAATCCAGTCATGGATCAAGCCGCTGGGGACTTTGACCGGCCCCTGACCCGACCAGAATTCCGCCACAATCTCTCCGGCTTGGACGCGCTGGGCTCGCGCGGGAGTTGCGTCCGACCACAGAAACGGTTCGCCACCCCCCAGATTCTGTTCCATGGCCGCTTCGGCATCGCGAACGTAGGAAGCGAAATTCTCCAGTGTCTTTTGTTTCAGAGTTACCGGAGCGACAGTCGACGCCATGGCGCGTGATCCAATTCGAATCGTGTCATTCCCCTGGCGGGCAGGAATTACGCGCCGGGTTGCGAAACACTCACGACCAGCATCGCCTTCCTGGCGCCCTTCGGCGCGGTGGCGTACGCAAAGTCGATGTTGATGCCCTTCTTTGCCAGCTTCCCGGTTGCCTCTGCCAGAGCCCCTGGTTTGTTGTTGAGTTCAAACTGCTCCAATGTCCCTTCGGTGTAGGACGTACCCGCCTGCTTGAGTGCTTTTTTTGCTTTGTTGACGTTGTCCACGACCACCTGCGCCGAGCCTTGCGTCCCAGCGGTGCTGCCCAGTAAGGCCACGATATTCACCTTCGCATCGGCCAGGACTTGGGCGACCTGAGCCAGTGCTCCGGGCTGATTCTCCAAAGCGACGGTTAGCTGTTTCACTTTCGCCATGCGTAACCTCCACGCAGCCAGTTGAGGCTGTGATTGTGATTGATTGACCGGGAATTGTGCGCACCCGCGCCGTCTTTGGCAAGGACTTTCGGCGTGGGTTCCCGGCCGCTGGTAGCCTCGCGTGTCCTCAGCGCATCGGCCCGTGAAGCAGCTTCGATGTAAAATGCTGGCGAATCCAGCATTCATATCGGACGGAGCGAGCGATGCGCGGAAGCGAGAAAGTGATTGAGCAGTTGAATGCGGCTCTGAGCGCAGAGTTAACGGCTATCGTGCAATGCATGACCCAGTCCGAGATGTGCCAACACTGGGGCTACAAGCAGCTTGGCGACCGCACCAAAGCACGAGCCATCGAGGAGATGAAGCACGCCGAGGGACTGACCGAGCGCATTATTTTTCTCGGCGGCACACCCGCCATCGAGGTTGGGCTAAAACCGCAACTCGGCAGCAACGTGCAGCAGCAAATGGCCATTAACCTCAAGGACGAACAGGATGCGGTGAGCCAATACAACCAAGCCGTGAAGATCTGTTTCGAGGCCAGGGACGAAGGTTCCAAGGTTTTATTCGAGCGAATGATTCAGGACGAAGAGCGGCACGCGGACTACCTGGAGGCCCAAGTTCATTCCATCGAGGAAATGGGCATTGCCAACTACCTCGCACAGCAGTTGCAGGGCGGCGCATGACCTTGCATCGCCAAGTCCAATGGAACTGATAGATCGGTTCAAATTTTCCGCACAAGGGCGGTGTCCATGGCGCTTCCGCTATCCGACGAAATCCGCTCTCTGCTCGATGGCCCCAACTTCGCCCATGTGCTATTGCGGTAGGAAAAGGCTCCGGCGGCGTTCGGTGGCAAGTCGGGTAGATTAGTGACACTCGTGAATAACTTGCCAAGCGCGGCAAGAAACTTCTATTCGCTTAAGCTGCTGACACCATAAAAAACTTCGTCACACCGGTGATGTGATTGTCGTCACAATGGCTGCGCCAACATATGCCACCGAATTGAGCCCGAGAACCGAGAGCAGCCCAGCTACAACGCACCCGACCGCGCCTGAGTAAACACAGCATCAAGCGGAATCGCGGTGCTTCCAATTCCCGAACCAGCGATCAAAGAACGGAAAACGAACGTTGAGCAGGTGGTCGAGAACCTCTGGCAGCCGGGCGGGCACATCGTTTTTCGGCACTACTGCGTCTGCTGCCGAGAATTTGCCGAGGGGAATGCTCGCGGAATGGCATACCAGCAGTACGGGGACGTGAGGCTTGATGTCCTTCATACGGCGCACCGCGGCGCCAGGCCCCATTCCGGGCGCTTCGAGGTCGAGGATGATGGCATCAACCGGTTTCTTCCTGAGCACTGAGTAACCTTCGCGCTCGCTGGTCACGGTTATCACTTTATAGCCGTGGCGTTGGAGCAGCCTCTGCTGCCCCGATCCTCCCAAGCTATTGTCAATGCAGAGGATAATTGGGTATCGTCCGGACACGGGGCTCCCTCCTCAAAAGTCTTTGAGTTGCTTGCGGCGGAAGAATCCGCTCTTGGGAACCAACAGCATCCAACGTGCCAA contains the following coding sequences:
- the bfr gene encoding bacterioferritin, which gives rise to MRGSEKVIEQLNAALSAELTAIVQCMTQSEMCQHWGYKQLGDRTKARAIEEMKHAEGLTERIIFLGGTPAIEVGLKPQLGSNVQQQMAINLKDEQDAVSQYNQAVKICFEARDEGSKVLFERMIQDEERHADYLEAQVHSIEEMGIANYLAQQLQGGA
- a CDS encoding response regulator translates to MSGRYPIILCIDNSLGGSGQQRLLQRHGYKVITVTSEREGYSVLRKKPVDAIILDLEAPGMGPGAAVRRMKDIKPHVPVLLVCHSASIPLGKFSAADAVVPKNDVPARLPEVLDHLLNVRFPFFDRWFGNWKHRDSA
- a CDS encoding ACT domain-containing protein; translation: MAKVKQLTVALENQPGALAQVAQVLADAKVNIVALLGSTAGTQGSAQVVVDNVNKAKKALKQAGTSYTEGTLEQFELNNKPGALAEATGKLAKKGINIDFAYATAPKGARKAMLVVSVSQPGA
- a CDS encoding D-alanine--D-alanine ligase codes for the protein MAKTIRVGVLFGGRSGEHEVSLLSAASVVEAIDKSKYEVVPIGITKDGRWLTADHAERLLRGEHKEERHLRAGDPESTPGAALLAKGESVMVPPVPGRELEPFEVDAPHRRASDRAINVDIIFPVLHGTFGEDGTIQGLLELADIPYVGAGVLGSAAGMDKDVMKRLFKQAGLAMVKHITVLRSQWEQDPKKVRRQIEKALKYPVFVKPANLGSSVGISKVHDRGEIDGAMKEAAKFDRKIIVEQGVGGKGGRAREIECSVLGNDEPQASVAGEVVPAAEFYDYNAKYIDEGSKLIIPAKLTRAQQKKVQEMAVKAFLAVDCSGLARVDFLMDPKTNRIYVNEINTMPGFTSISMYPKLWAASGISYPDLIDRLIHLGLERFEEKKRNQYTKD